Proteins from a single region of Pyxidicoccus xibeiensis:
- a CDS encoding PEGA domain-containing protein — protein sequence MSLQRLVLYALVTVLAVPSSALAQDDDLLAPPTPSKSRSKSGKPPGKTKVVKKKPARVTKKPAGKSKAPAKSRTAKKPPVADPIEDDLLAPPTLKKTELLVRISGSVRGAKLLVDGKDAGTLTAAPIPVEVAPGEHLLVVRKPGYAEYTKRVDVKEGAQQELTVSLDATMGFATLTADVAGVVAFVDGQEVGPVPQGNVLLKPGSREIEFRAPGFKPDVHNITVFAGRSYDVTGTMRPSIDTSVAASDPGRSKPSVTEPTIPQDTSPGLDIGAEAPPEVSSGKPWYGRWYVWAGVGAVVAAGTVGAVMATQGGTPDPLDPTAVCGGVTCDAILGNGARPVRGGSGGRLLPLQAGALRF from the coding sequence CCGTCCTGGCGGTGCCGTCCTCCGCCCTCGCGCAGGACGATGACCTCCTGGCGCCTCCCACCCCGTCGAAGTCCCGCTCGAAGAGCGGGAAGCCGCCCGGAAAGACCAAGGTGGTGAAGAAGAAGCCCGCGCGCGTCACCAAGAAGCCCGCCGGGAAGAGCAAGGCGCCTGCGAAGAGTCGGACGGCGAAGAAGCCGCCCGTCGCGGACCCCATCGAGGACGACCTGCTGGCGCCGCCGACGCTGAAGAAGACGGAGCTGCTGGTGCGCATCTCCGGCAGCGTGCGCGGGGCGAAGCTGCTGGTGGACGGCAAGGATGCGGGCACGCTGACCGCGGCGCCCATCCCCGTGGAGGTGGCGCCCGGCGAGCACCTGCTGGTGGTCCGCAAGCCCGGCTATGCCGAGTACACGAAGCGCGTCGACGTCAAGGAGGGCGCCCAGCAGGAGCTGACGGTGTCGCTGGACGCCACCATGGGCTTCGCCACGCTGACGGCGGACGTGGCCGGGGTGGTGGCCTTCGTGGATGGCCAGGAGGTCGGCCCTGTGCCCCAGGGCAACGTGCTGCTCAAGCCGGGCTCGCGTGAAATCGAGTTCCGCGCTCCGGGCTTCAAGCCCGACGTGCACAACATCACCGTGTTCGCCGGCCGGAGCTATGACGTCACGGGCACGATGCGGCCCTCGATAGACACGTCCGTGGCGGCCTCGGACCCGGGCCGCTCGAAGCCCTCGGTGACGGAGCCCACCATTCCCCAGGACACGTCGCCGGGCCTGGACATCGGCGCCGAGGCGCCGCCCGAGGTGAGCTCCGGCAAGCCCTGGTACGGCCGCTGGTATGTGTGGGCCGGCGTGGGCGCGGTGGTGGCCGCGGGCACGGTGGGCGCGGTGATGGCGACGCAGGGCGGTACCCCGGACCCGCTGGACCCCACCGCGGTGTGTGGCGGCGTCACCTGCGACGCCATCCTGGGGAACGGTGCGCGCCCGGTGCGCGGTGGCAGCGGTGGTCGACTCCTGCCGCTTCAGGCCGGAGCCCTCCGCTTCTGA